The sequence below is a genomic window from Acropora palmata chromosome 5, jaAcrPala1.3, whole genome shotgun sequence.
taataataatagaaattaaaacactgtttacaatatgtgaataatttaaaaataggaaaaagacaattaagcattactaaagaaaaaactaatgaaaaaatctgaacctaaaaattatgaatacAATTGTAGACCAGCCACAGCAAGAGTGAAGTCTTCTGAGACCTCACGTGATTTGAAAGGATATCTAGAGCCTCTGACGCATCTGTGTACAGATCTTAATACAGCAAATGAGAGCTGTATTCGTAGCCAGGAAATAACGTTGACGTAGGGTTCCTTATTCTTGCTTGAAAGCTTATTTGCGAGAGTTCTTAAAAAGTTCTGACAGTCGAGTCCCATGCCTCCGTTTGTACCAAACACCAGTGGTGTAAAAGTTCCCATCTCTACATCCATGACTCTCTGGTTatatttcctcttcttctcgTTTTCTTGCTCTTTGAAGATCGTAGCTGTGTGCTTTCCCTGGTTGGACCGGGAGTTAACGTGCGTTACACGTACATCAAAGAATGCCGTTACTCCTGGTGTCCAAAAACCCCCAGCCTTCATATCTAGCCTCGCTTCTCGACTCATAACAGTGGACTGAAGGTTGAATACTTCATTGTCGAGTGGTTGCAAGAGTGGCTCTGTCTCCACATTTCTGCACACTTTACTGATGTGTGATGTCAGGAGATCTCGAATAGTATCATGTCTCTGAGCTATAAAACCTCCCTTCTTGCATGTCAACGCATGGTTGACAGTAAACACTTCTCCACAAGCACAGTAACTAGGGAGATTAGGCAGAGGAAGGTTGTAGCGAAGGCAAAGGGAGTCCCTAAACTCCTGCTTGTTCAAAGGCAGACCATGTTCTTCGATTGGAATAGCGTTCAGCCACGAGCTGGCTCCCTTGTCCCTTGTCTGCTGCACCGCTTGGAGTAGATCAGGAGGTAACGATTCGTCAATCCTATCAATCCGGGACTCTGCGGCAGCTCTCCTTTGAGCATTGACTTCACGCTTCCTTTCCTCCATCAGCTCTCGTGCTGGATTGGTGGAGCTTTGGGTAACAATAGAATTGACGTGTGGTGCTGTTATACCAAGCGAGGCATTAAACTGCTCCGAACTTTCGCGCTTAAGATCGGGAATCCCAATCCCGCCCTGCGCAGGTGATAAATTGACAAGTTCCTTAAGTTCTTTAGGGAGAGGCTCCGCTCGTCCGAATAATGAAGGAAGAAAGGAAGTGTGCATCACTTCTTCGATGGGGTCCACATACTCTTCAAACGATTCGATGGTGCGCAAGTAATAAGTGAATTTGGATTTAAATCCTTTCGTAAAAGCGACATAGGCAGCATGTGGCTGACTCTTGCTGATCTCTGTGAGGGACTCCATTTCTCTGAGCCACTTCTCAACTTTCTCTTGACAATATTGATTCTTAAACTCTTTTGATCCGATGACCGCACCGAGATGACGTCTTCCCTCGAGCGTTATGTTCACTTCATCGTCGAACACCTTCTTTGCACTCTCTGCCAGTTCACTGTTCTTGACGATTAACCAGCTTTTAGCACCATTAACAATATAACCGAATTTTTTCCCTTCCTCGCTTAAGGTCTTGTACCATTGATAGAGTGACTCTATACTCCCTCCACCCGCTGAATCATCCGCTAGCCAGACTTGCTTGACTTGTGGAATTGATGCTCTGAGACTACTGATCATAAGATTGGTGTTAATTGCATACCAAGGCATTGCTAACGGGTCACCTTGAGTAGTACCCTCTTGGGAAGAGATCTCGCCTCCGCCACTAATGAACAGCCTTGAGGGGCTTCTATACGTGTTAATGATATATAAGGCGATTTCTTTACAAGTGATCCTGATATCATGCATAGCCACCGTCCTGTTCATCTGATTGAACGCGTTGGTCGCGTCAATTAATAGAACTCCGTCCGCCCCTTCCTCATTAAACACCTGATTCATTGCGTGTATGGCTGCTTCTGATCCAGCGCTCTGACCTGCACAGACTTGCAGTGGGCCAACTGCCTCCTTTATCTCCTCCTTAAACATTGCCGAGGTAGTTTTGCCGATTATACGGCGCAAGACCTCTCCCACTCCAATTGGTCTAACTCCTGGGTTTTTGTCCAGCGGTACCAGTCTACACGCAGTATAGCCTTCAAGTAGGGAAGGGTGGTAATTGAACTTAAGTAGGTTTCTTGTCAGAGTAGCGATCTCTTCCCTTAATGTTTTCCcctctattattattattattattattattattattattatttccgaTCAAAAGGAGAACTTTTCGTTTGGTAACCATCCAACCAAACAGCTACCCGAACTCCCCAGCTCCCCAGTCCCTCAAATGAGTAAGACTGTTGTTACCAGGCTGTCAAAGCCTGAATCAATCAAAAAGTTGAACAGCCCACACGCCGATAACAATAACCAATCAatgaatcaatcaatcaatcttGATCAATCAATATTAAATTCAACCAATTAACCACTAATATGATGAACATTATTTTGTCTTGGGATGGTTATCCTGTTGTTATTTCAGATTCCGTTGGAAACCTTATCAAATTTAGCGACAGCACCTTCAGTGGTGCTTCTAGTGATCTGGAGTTACCTGAGCCCGCGGTGCATCTAAATCAGGAGGTAAGTGATTCTGTTTCCCACGACAAAAGCATAAATTATCTTTAAGGATTGCGACTATACAACAGTTTTCATGTACCTTGATTGACAATAAtgatctgggtgactggagtcctgagaaggactgttgttggcgactgatgtttcgacaacctgtgcggaagccatcttcagagtcaagtaaCTTGATtgcacccagatgatcattcaatcaaggtatgttacttccgggttcaaaccattttcttccttttcattaAGTGCTGTAAAAAGAATACGATATATTGGACAAAACTGGATCAAATGAGCGATTTATGGTGCAAAGCATCATGCTTACGTGCGCGTCACTGATCTTTTTTGCCTGAGAACGTCGCGTGagatttttcagccaatcaaaagcaATGCAACCGCGAAGCTTTCATGGACACTCAAACGCTACAGCAGTTGTTATAAAAATTCAGGCCATATATTTCTGAACTCCTGTTCGGGGATATTCGCATCTTTGTTCGAGTTTGGCCGAGTAATTATCGATTAATGAATCTCTGCTATTGTCAATTTGTGATGTAGATACCTGATAAATCTATCCCGACCAGTGCTCTACCGCTATTAAGCGGCAACGAAAACGGAGGCCTGAAAGCTCTCATACATCACTGTAGCTGATCAAGAGGATCATGGCAATTTTATCATTGAATATCCTCGAACAAACAAAGCTGTGAACGTTACATCAAAAGCTTTTGACGAGACTACTGTTTAACCTCATTAAGGCAATGGCCATCGTCTTTGTATTAGAGCCAAAAGAAACTTTGCTTCTAGAGAGATTTATTTCTCTACTTTGTACATTGTTCAGTATAAGATAGTGCTTGTGCAATGATGATTTTTGATACCCAAAGCCAAGACTGAGAGCTTTTGTGATACTGTTTGAAAGCGAAATAAAACTCAACTCAATCCCGACAAAAAGGTTTGctcttttgttgttcttgGCATGACGTACTGTCGTTTTCCACGATGGGCATTCAAATTTACTCAAGGCTCGCGGAGATCTCTACGCGTTGCTCTTGTACAACAACAGCATATTTCAATGATCGCACGATGACTTGCAAGGGCGTGACAGCCTCGCTTTCACTCCAAGAATTTATTATCTTTAACCAAGTGGTATTTGCTACAATGCTACTGTTAATCGCAGATATTTTCGATCTTCTGTCACTGGTCTCTGTTCCGCTCATAGAAATAATACGTCGTCTCAATTCACTATAGTTCGTAATCCCTGCATAATTCCAACGCAAGTGGGTGTACTGAGCTAAAGTGATACCTGGGCGTTTTCCACTTGCGCGCTCTTCCTGGTACTAGTTCGTCTATATTTGTCGGTGTCGCAAAGAATAAGTGGAAAAAGTTGTCAAAATGGAAACGTACACAAACGATAATTCTATCATTTTATGCCCCTATAGTCAGAAATAACCTTTAACAAATGCACCATCTTGCTCCATCTTCAAGTTAATAAATTTCATCTTGACTTTGTAAAAAATTTGCATGTTACGTCATACGAAATTTTGATCGTGGTTGTTTACAAGTTTCCTTCGTAAAACAGTTCTGATCTTGGGTCTCCTGTTCTCATAGCAGGTTATGTAAACTGACCCAATAATCATCATGACGACAGATAGCAGTCCACAAGCTATGATCAGCGACAACAACTTCAGACTCGCTTCAGGCTCCAGGTTTTAAAAATCAGTCACACAATCAGGCGATAAATTGTGTATCTGCAAAGGTCCTCCAACCTGTTGAAATGGTACTTTGCGTTTTCCtaaatatgaaagaaaaaaagtcttttgctGGAAAATCCAAGGACtagaaaatatgaaaacaatgttttgaaaaatttaccgCGACTGGATAAAAAAACTCAAATTGATCAgttttgacaattttgcctgtgaaatttttcaaaatgggtcACTTGCCAAAAATTACTTATTTGTGGAATATTTGATAgtttttcaagccgttttcTGCATTGACGAAATCTAAGACAGTCTTGGAATCGATGATAAAAAATTAACCACAACTTTATAGGGCTGAGATTtgctgtgttgttttgttttaggcAAAAATCGATTATAGCGCTTTACTaaaccctttgcaaaattttcaaaaatggccatttttgccacttgtcataaattttttatttctcaaatatttggtcatttttcaagtctttttcTGCAGAGACGAAATCTGAGATGACCAAGACTTTAGAAGGACTTGGATTTATAGTGTCTGTTTCgtctttttttattacaagCCAAaaggtggccatttttggccactttgcaaaatttcagaaaaggccatttttgccTCTTGTTTGAAATAtcttatttcttgaatatttgctTAGTTTTCAAACCGTTTACTGGTAAGAGAATCTTACTGTCATGTTAAACTAAACAGGACCTTAATCTGtaagaaaaatttttgtttaattgtGAAAAATGATGCGGAATCCTTTTAAGCGCAACAATATTTGTTCAAAGCAACTTCAAATAAGCATTAATCGGATTTTAAAAGAGAAGAGATTTTCTATCGGCCAAGGAATATTTCGgaatatttttatcaaaaacaCTTAACAACACTTTGGATAATGAcattacattttctttgtctgaAGAAAAATGGGAAGTACGCATCATATTCCACTACTTTCTTTATCTGTCATGCACAAGGTATTAAGGCTGCATGTACGTTGGGTAGCTTATAATTCAGCAATACAGTCTTTAGTATTCGAGCCAGTTAAGGAACATAAATTAAATACTGGCGGTTCGCATTTATAACCGGCAcatgatttgaaaatttcatgtcgCTCTTTTTCAAGTGTTGGAAATGAGATATTAATATAAATACCCATTTTACTTGAGTACCTGCATTACCGCCTTTCAGTTTTCGGGGAACTTTCAATTTGTCACGTACGAAAGTAAACTAAAGCTGAGAACTGAGctttgcaaaaatttaaaaacagaaTTCAGTCACAAATTTCGCTTGCATTTAGTGTGaactaaaatattgaaagcaAGACAAAGAATACTAACAAGGATTCAACGAAATATTTTTAGATAAAAACACAAGATCCGTCCCTCGTTCATTGGCTGGTCAAAAACGCTGAAAACCTTAATTGATAATTACAGCAGTTACGTTTTCCTAGCATCTTtcatagaaaaaaatatgtgTACATCGATCTTTAGTTATTGTACCCTTAACTTGAGTCCGAACAACGTCCAATCAATGCTATCATCTCAGCATGTTTTTTCACATCCAGCTTCTTGCGTGTGTTCTGTCGGTTTCGATTGAAACGGAAATCTCGCGGTGTTTTCCAGTTTTCAAGTTATGCGTTTAAGCCAGAACTGAAAATTTTCGCGCCTGGCACTGCTAAAGACGTGAGCAAATGGCGTCAGGAATTAAATATCTAAAGATTTTGCCATAGCAACCAATTTCAACTATTTTCATGTGATGTATTTCGTTGCAATTGTCTccattaaaatgaaaaggatTCAATTTATTCAATTGACAACACTTGAAAACAGTtgtttacatgaaaaaaaaaacattctgcAAGAAATTATTgagcaaagtttaaaaacttCACTTCGTCAATCTCGAATCGGATTTATCGATATTTTCTCGAGAACTCTCCTGAGCTGTGCTTGAAATGCATATCCCGTGTAGATTGGGAGGTCTGCCTTTCTAAACCAAAGCAATTTTAAATAACATAATACGAatattcatttctttgattatttttcaacAAGGTTTTATTGTAACAGgacaaataacaaaatatgaatttcaagACGAACAATAATCAGATTCCTTAAcaaatttttccttatttattttttcgcGTATTTCGTACATTCGTGTATACTTTGATGAAATGCCTATCTCCGAGTTATGAAAAATAAGTATAAGAAGCATGTATCAATTACGATTTGTATTCGATAGTCGTTTACGTATTCAACTAAATACTCGGATTCTGGTCGTAGgctttgaaatttgttttccagGATGCACAAACAAGCTGATCGTGCCCCAAGGGCATTGATAAtggagccaaactgaccagtgcaattaaaatattatgtcAACTTTCTCCATCAGTTATAATGAATTAGAATGTGGAAGAAGGCCATTGAGAAACCTATTTATCGGATTAGGATCACTCTGAACTTTGAGGTATTAGCAACTTTATTGATGCAGTGAAtgtaaaattgtttcaaacatATTCTTAAAGCCTAGTTAAAGGTGCATTTATAACGACGTCTGCACAGACTTTACATACGTAATTTTCATCTTTAACCATTTTCGCATTCTGATCACATTGTATTCCCTTTTTCATGATTTCAAGAGAATCCTGCTTAAACGCTTTGCGAACTATGTCTTTATGGACTATAGGCGAATCAAGTAACGCTTTCAACAATTCCGAGGCTTCTTTGGCCATTCGTCATCAACAAAACCATGTGTCATTTTTTAAGGAATCTACTTCGTCATTATTTGGTTGCCTCTGTTATCAACCGAAAATTATCCTATCAATTTGTAGACTGACGACGCACCCGGCTTTACATTCAagatttttttggaaattacaTTACAGTTCATGAAGCAACAACGAGACAAGAGGTTCACTCTCGTTTGGTTTACAATGAATTGCAATGTAGGTCTTGAATCAAAACTTTTGAGGTTGCTTTCGTTTTAAACTAgtatttcatatattcattACATCATATATAAAAACCCAGAGTGTGTTAAGACGAAGATATGTAAATCATCAATTGGGTTGAGCCGAACAGAATACCACGAGACGCTTCAAGGTGATCGGTAACTTTCTA
It includes:
- the LOC141881071 gene encoding uncharacterized protein LOC141881071, with protein sequence MFKEEIKEAVGPLQVCAGQSAGSEAAIHAMNQVFNEEGADGVLLIDATNAFNQMNRTVAMHDIRITCKEIALYIINTYRSPSRLFISGGGEISSQEGTTQGDPLAMPWYAINTNLMISSLRASIPQVKQVWLADDSAGGGSIESLYQWYKTLSEEGKKFGYIVNGAKSWLIVKNSELAESAKKVFDDEVNITLEGRRHLGAVIGSKEFKNQYCQEKVEKWLREMESLTEISKSQPHAAYVAFTKGFKSKFTYYLRTIESFEEYVDPIEEVMHTSFLPSLFGRAEPLPKELKELVNLSPAQGGIGIPDLKRESSEQFNASLGITAPHVNSIVTQSSTNPARELMEERKREVNAQRRAAAESRIDRIDESLPPDLLQAVQQTRDKGASSWLNAIPIEEHGLPLNKQEFRDSLCLRYNLPLPNLPSYCACGEVFTVNHALTCKKGGFIAQRHDTIRDLLTSHISKVCRNVETEPLLQPLDNEVFNLQSTVMSREARLDMKAGGFWTPGVTAFFDVRVTHVNSRSNQGKHTATIFKEQENEKKRKYNQRVMDVEMGTFTPLVFGTNGGMGLDCQNFLRTLANKLSSKNKEPYVNVISWLRIQLSFAVLRSVHRCVRGSRYPFKSREVSEDFTLAVAGLQLYS